In Nicotiana tabacum cultivar K326 chromosome 10, ASM71507v2, whole genome shotgun sequence, the DNA window ggaaagggGTTATTGGGCGGAGATCGGTGAGTTGAAGCAACAGGTTGAAAGTCTGAAATTCGATAATAGTATGCAAGTTGCTGCGGATCGaggcgaaaagaatagattggcccaagaaaatgaagaacttagggcccaaatccagaaattgagaatggctcctgataaacaaccaaggagtcgatcagatgagcagttgataaaagggctgaaaaatgaagtcagagaatggcgggATGGTTTAGAAAAGTTTGAGAACGTCATGGCAGAGCTCAAATCACAGTGgggtacaagagcagataagcgtCGCCGATACTCGAATCAattgaaacgcgaccacgagaaaactgttgccaataTGAAGAGAAAGGTAGCTACACTTGAGggtaaagcagttaagcaggctgAGGATTTTCAAATTGAGAGCGgacactgttacgacttgttggcccaaatggaggtagaagtgcagcaactgaagaatcagcatatgcaggattctcAGGCGTTAAGAACATGCAGtaatcagataaaacgcctgcttATAGAAAAGAAACAAGCAAGGGACATGATTAGAGCCATTACCCGCGCCATTTTTAGAAGATGTCGCgcttgtgaagacatgacccatgCTATTTTTGTCTCAGCAGTGCTAATCTATGTGAAACGGAtcatgaatgaattagagcaactcaaaagggatttgGAACCTAGGCCCGcagcgaggccgaacgatgccccgcgggcacccataTTTGAAGCTTTAGAGTATGCGTA includes these proteins:
- the LOC142164640 gene encoding uncharacterized protein LOC142164640, producing the protein MPATRPHFLLMGLKNIQPYAPYRVLRQLGRYQVVPKDEDMSTQVVEISPDGRFPEEEVRQIWSECQHLTANTYVLDRAKGEVSQGYHAWFRGDMSCGKPAKRPHLKDFAESSQEQWNWLAKERGYWAEIGELKQQVESLKFDNSMQVAADRGEKNRLAQENEELRAQIQKLRMAPDKQPRSRSDEQLIKGLKNEVREWRDGLEKFENVMAELKSQWGTRADKRRRYSNQLKRDHEKTVANMKRKVATLEGKAVKQAEDFQIESGHCYDLLAQMEVEVQQLKNQHMQDSQALRTCSNQIKRLLIEKKQARDMIRAITRAIFRRCRACEDMTHAIFVSAVLIYVKRIMNELEQLKRDLEPRPAARPNDAPRAPIFEALEYA